Proteins from a genomic interval of Gordonia sp. SL306:
- a CDS encoding (2,3-dihydroxybenzoyl)adenylate synthase, which produces MQNPTADAVASDLTVGFAPHPTSAASRYRESGVFPGRPLWHVLGDAASQRPGTPALTDASVDGPVTLTYAEFESAATRRAAGFTSAGLRPGDRVILQQHNSAGFAINLFGLLRAGVVPVMTLPAHRSAEIVHLAAGSGAVAYVTEDDRRGFDHRELAIAVQAAVPSIQTVFIDGDPGPFAALPDADPADVSLPIEDDIDPDGPALFLISGGTTGLPKLIARTHNDYAYNARRSAEIAGLHADDTYLVALPGAHNFPLCCPGILGMVTVGGHVVLTDNPSPDNTFDLIESHRVTVTALVPALAQVWCAATEWEPADISSLRLLQVGGAKLAAPDAVALDAALGDVVQQVFGMAEGLICYTRLDDPRELVHTTQGTPMSEYDEIRVVDEDGQDVPDGTEGELLVRGPYTIRGYYRADEHNLRSFTSDGYYRSGDKVRRLPSGHLAVTGRIKDTVVRAGENVAADDVEENLLAHRSIRQAAVIGLPDDALGEKICAVVVLSHEHPRGEPLELPAVRAFLTERGMAAFKLPDALRVVPALPLTAVGKIDKAALREPSPGA; this is translated from the coding sequence GTGCAGAACCCGACAGCCGACGCCGTCGCGTCCGACCTCACCGTCGGCTTCGCACCGCACCCCACGTCCGCAGCGAGCCGCTATCGGGAGTCCGGAGTGTTTCCTGGACGGCCACTGTGGCACGTACTCGGTGACGCAGCCTCGCAGCGGCCCGGTACGCCGGCGCTGACCGATGCTTCTGTCGACGGTCCCGTCACCCTGACCTACGCAGAGTTCGAGTCGGCAGCGACCCGACGCGCCGCCGGTTTCACGAGCGCAGGACTGCGCCCCGGTGATCGGGTGATCCTCCAGCAACACAACTCGGCCGGATTCGCGATCAACCTCTTCGGCCTGCTGCGCGCGGGCGTCGTCCCGGTGATGACGCTGCCCGCACACCGCAGTGCCGAGATCGTGCACCTCGCCGCAGGCTCCGGAGCCGTCGCCTACGTCACCGAGGACGATCGCCGCGGATTCGACCACCGTGAGCTCGCCATCGCGGTACAGGCTGCGGTGCCGTCGATACAGACGGTCTTCATCGACGGCGACCCCGGCCCGTTCGCGGCTCTGCCCGACGCCGATCCCGCCGACGTGTCGCTACCGATCGAGGACGACATCGACCCGGACGGCCCTGCCCTGTTCCTGATCTCGGGCGGCACCACCGGCCTGCCCAAGCTCATCGCGCGGACTCACAACGACTACGCCTACAACGCCCGCCGCTCGGCGGAGATCGCCGGGCTCCACGCCGACGACACGTACCTCGTGGCGCTGCCCGGCGCCCACAACTTCCCGCTCTGTTGCCCCGGGATACTCGGCATGGTGACGGTCGGCGGGCACGTCGTGCTCACCGACAATCCGAGTCCCGACAACACCTTCGATCTCATCGAGAGCCATCGCGTCACCGTCACCGCGCTGGTGCCGGCTCTCGCGCAGGTGTGGTGCGCAGCCACCGAATGGGAGCCCGCCGACATCAGCTCGCTGCGTCTGCTGCAGGTCGGTGGCGCAAAACTTGCGGCACCGGACGCGGTGGCCCTCGATGCCGCACTCGGCGACGTCGTCCAGCAGGTGTTCGGCATGGCCGAAGGACTGATCTGCTACACCCGCCTCGACGATCCTCGGGAACTCGTGCACACCACTCAGGGCACACCGATGTCGGAGTACGACGAGATCCGCGTGGTCGACGAGGACGGCCAGGACGTCCCCGACGGAACCGAGGGCGAACTCCTGGTCCGCGGTCCGTACACGATCCGGGGCTACTACCGCGCCGACGAGCACAACCTGCGGTCGTTCACGTCGGACGGCTACTACCGGTCCGGCGACAAGGTACGCCGCCTGCCCTCCGGGCATCTCGCCGTGACCGGTCGTATCAAGGACACCGTCGTCCGCGCGGGCGAGAACGTGGCTGCCGACGACGTCGAGGAGAATCTGCTGGCGCACAGGTCGATTCGGCAGGCCGCCGTGATCGGACTCCCCGACGACGCGCTGGGTGAGAAGATCTGTGCCGTCGTCGTGCTGTCCCACGAACACCCGCGCGGCGAGCCGCTCGAACTGCCCGCCGTCCGCGCCTTCCTGACCGAACGGGGCATGGCGGCGTTCAAACTCCCGGATGCCCTCCGGGTCGTCCCGGCACTCCCGCTCACCGCTGTCGGGAAGATCGACAAGGCGGCACTACGGGAGCCGTCGCCGGGCGCCTGA
- a CDS encoding methionyl-tRNA formyltransferase: protein MRIVTFGYQTWGHRTLEALIESPHEVVLSVTHPPSEHAYETIWSDSVEDLAREHGIPVHLAQRPDDELIERVKHLEPDIIVANNWRTWLPRELFDLPPHGTLNLHDSLLPKFTGFSPVIWALISGETEVGLTAHRMDDGLDTGDVVLQRAVPITSTSTATELVAATIDLIPGVLGDALEQIEAGTAVWTPQRLEDRTFFHKRSETDSAINWNWPADQIDRLVRAQSDPYPNAYTHFRGQRLRVTKASVSRCVYGGTPGRVFIHEGDGMVIVAGSDAHLGRNKGLVIERLRTDDGVEHAAKDFFPHGGGYLG from the coding sequence ATGCGGATCGTGACCTTCGGCTACCAGACCTGGGGCCATCGGACGCTCGAGGCGCTCATCGAATCGCCGCACGAGGTGGTGCTGTCGGTGACGCACCCGCCGAGCGAACACGCGTACGAGACCATCTGGTCGGATTCGGTCGAGGATCTTGCTCGTGAACACGGCATACCGGTTCACCTGGCACAACGCCCCGACGATGAGTTGATCGAGCGGGTCAAGCACCTCGAACCCGACATCATCGTCGCCAACAACTGGCGCACGTGGCTGCCCCGGGAACTGTTCGACCTGCCGCCCCACGGAACTCTCAATCTGCACGACTCGCTGTTGCCGAAGTTCACCGGCTTCTCGCCGGTGATCTGGGCGCTGATCAGTGGTGAGACCGAGGTCGGCCTCACCGCGCACCGGATGGACGACGGCCTCGACACCGGCGACGTCGTACTCCAGCGAGCCGTTCCGATCACGTCGACATCCACGGCGACAGAACTCGTCGCGGCGACGATCGACCTGATCCCCGGCGTACTCGGTGATGCGCTCGAGCAGATCGAAGCAGGCACAGCGGTCTGGACCCCGCAGCGCCTCGAGGACCGCACGTTCTTCCACAAGCGATCCGAGACCGATTCGGCGATCAACTGGAACTGGCCTGCCGACCAGATCGATCGACTTGTGCGGGCCCAGTCCGATCCATATCCGAACGCGTACACCCACTTTCGCGGTCAGCGGTTGAGGGTCACCAAAGCGTCTGTGTCCCGGTGTGTCTACGGTGGCACGCCAGGACGGGTGTTCATCCACGAAGGCGACGGCATGGTGATCGTCGCCGGCTCAGACGCACACCTGGGACGTAACAAGGGTCTGGTGATCGAACGGCTGCGCACCGACGACGGAGTCGAGCACGCCGCCAAGGACTTCTTCCCGCACGGTGGCGGATACCTCGGCTGA
- a CDS encoding salicylate synthase encodes MSLTVDSHAAGAPRRPRLSPEIAARVCATWAASGEFGEHVVYERDRRWTFAAGVAARIVVTTTAVIVTEAGRQVRTPWHGDPSAAVAEALDALTDAEWRVYGWIGFDYCAPFHGLVDSVGEGVVLAHLMVPEFEAFVDGSGIDTGTADDVRAARLRELAATATTPPGPTHVDVDVDHDDYRGRVAQAIDEITRGDYQKVIMSRRVDVPFEVDIPATYARGRAGNNPARSYLLDLGSLSAAGFSPELVLATEPDGTVITEPLAGTRAFGRSAELDAAARADLLADAKEIAEHAMSVQACFEEIASVSLPGTTVVSEFMVVRERGSVQHLASTVRGELSPEAGPWQALAVLFPSITASGIPKSAALEAIYRLEPDYRGLYSGAVLVASSAGDLEATLTLRSIFAVGNRAWLRAGAGIVGQSNPDREFEETCEKLGSVAPYVVRRHAEGSDRS; translated from the coding sequence ATGTCGTTGACTGTCGACTCGCACGCCGCAGGCGCGCCTCGTCGCCCTCGGTTGTCCCCGGAGATCGCTGCCAGAGTCTGTGCGACGTGGGCCGCATCCGGTGAGTTCGGCGAACACGTCGTGTACGAGCGCGATCGTCGGTGGACGTTCGCTGCCGGGGTGGCCGCGAGGATCGTGGTCACCACGACCGCGGTGATCGTCACCGAGGCCGGTCGACAGGTGCGCACCCCGTGGCACGGTGACCCGTCGGCGGCCGTGGCCGAAGCGCTGGATGCGCTGACGGACGCCGAATGGCGCGTCTACGGCTGGATCGGGTTCGATTACTGCGCGCCGTTCCACGGCCTTGTCGACAGCGTCGGAGAAGGCGTCGTCCTCGCGCACCTGATGGTGCCGGAGTTCGAGGCGTTCGTGGACGGCTCCGGTATCGACACCGGAACCGCCGACGACGTCCGGGCGGCGCGCCTGCGAGAGCTCGCGGCAACCGCGACGACACCCCCGGGGCCAACGCACGTCGACGTCGACGTGGACCACGACGACTACCGCGGGCGCGTCGCCCAGGCCATCGACGAGATCACCAGGGGCGACTACCAAAAAGTGATCATGTCCCGTCGTGTCGACGTCCCGTTCGAGGTCGACATCCCGGCGACCTACGCGCGGGGCCGGGCGGGCAACAATCCGGCGCGGTCGTACCTCCTCGATCTCGGGTCGTTGTCCGCGGCCGGTTTCAGCCCGGAACTGGTGCTGGCGACCGAACCCGACGGTACGGTGATCACCGAACCGCTGGCCGGTACACGGGCATTCGGGCGGTCGGCGGAGCTCGACGCCGCCGCGCGCGCCGACCTGCTCGCCGACGCGAAAGAGATCGCGGAGCACGCGATGTCGGTGCAGGCGTGTTTCGAGGAGATCGCCTCGGTATCCCTGCCCGGCACGACCGTGGTCAGCGAGTTCATGGTTGTCCGCGAGCGCGGCAGCGTCCAGCATCTCGCATCGACCGTCCGCGGCGAGCTGTCGCCGGAGGCCGGGCCGTGGCAGGCGCTGGCGGTTCTGTTCCCGTCCATCACCGCGTCGGGAATTCCGAAATCGGCTGCGCTGGAGGCAATCTACCGCCTGGAGCCCGATTATCGAGGACTCTACTCCGGTGCCGTGCTGGTGGCGTCGTCGGCAGGCGACCTCGAGGCAACCCTGACCCTACGGAGTATCTTCGCGGTCGGGAACCGGGCGTGGCTGCGCGCCGGTGCAGGCATCGTCGGCCAGTCGAACCCAGACCGCGAGTTCGAGGAGACGTGCGAGAAGCTCGGCAGCGTGGCCCCATACGTGGTCCGGCGGCATGCAGAGGGGAGTGACAGATCATGA